From Bdellovibrio sp. KM01:
ATTTGCGTCGTGTTTTTCTTACGTTGCTTTGAAGGCACCAGGCGAATGTACAAGTTCCCTTTGTGGGCTTCACCATTAGAAGAACCAATTTGGGCAAGGACATCTTCGATCTCCTTGTGTTTTTTCAAGCGGTCTTCAAGTGTTCTGGCAACCTCATCCGTACCATCAAGGCTGGCGCCAGGAGGAAGCTCGAACATCACGAAGAACTCACCGTTATCCTGCGGTGGCAAGAACGTGAACGGAACAAAGCGTGCGATAAAGATCGAGAAGATAAAGATTCCGACAGCCCCCAAGATAGTTTTCATGGGGTGAGCCAAGGACCATTTAAGTGATTTTACGTACTTTTCCTCCAAGCGAGATTGGAAGCGGTCAAAAGCTTTCAAAGCTTTTTTGTTCCAAATACCGAATTTAGAAGTTGGCTCTGCATGAGAGTGTGAACCCGCAACGTAAGCAGACAAAGCAGGGGCCACAAATAAACCGTCAAACAGCGATACGATCATCGCAAAACAGATCGTCAAACCGAACTGTTTAAAGAATTGACCAACGATACCTTCCAGGTTTCCAATGGGGCCGAACACCGCAAGGATCGTTAAAGTTGTCGCGATAACCGCCAAGGTCACCTCTTGAGTACCTACCACGGCAGCCTTTTTAGGGGACATACCGGCTTCCAGTTTACGGAAAATGTTTTCCCGCACGACGATGGCATCATCCACCAGAAGACCTACCACCAACGACATCGCAAGCAAACTCATGATGTTGATCGAGAACCCAAAGATACCCATCACGATACACGCGCCCAAAAGGGAGTTCGGCAAAGCGAATCCGGTGATCAGCGTGGACTTCATTGAACCCAAAAAGAAATAAACCACGATGATCGTCAGGATAATACCGAATAAAATCGATTCGTAAACGTCATAAACGTTATCACGGATTTTCTTACTCGTGTCCTGAGTGATTTTCATCGAAGCTGCGATGTTTTGATCCGTCAGCTGTTGATTGATTTTTGTTACTTTCGCACGAATATCATCGGCAACTTTTACGGAGTTCGCTCCCGATTGACGATAGATCGCAAAGTTCACAGATTTTTTACCGTTCAAGCGTGTGCGAGTGGACTCGTCCTGAAGAGTGTCAGTGATTTTGCCTAAAGTGCTAATTGAAACCGGGTGGTATACGTCGGCCAAACGCAGAACTGTATTTCCGATTTCTGCGATAGACTGATATTGAGCAATCGTACGGAAAGAGTACTGCGTGTTGCCTTCGTCAATTTTACCGGCAGGCACGTTACGACCACCGGATTGCAAAGCTCCATTGATGCTGGTTGCAGAAACGTCGGCTGCGTTCAATTTGTTATAATCAAGACTCACATGGATTTCACGCTTACGACCCCCCAGGATCTCAACTTGACCCACTTGTGGGACCTGCTCGAACTGCGGGGAGATGACCTCTTTAGCTAAGTCATAAAGTTTCCCGTCTTCCATATCCGAAAGCAGGGTGATGTACATGATCGGAGCATCAGAAGGGGAGACCTTACGGATAACCGGTTGGTCGATATCATCGGGAAGTTCGCGCATAACGTTTTGAACTTTCGCGCGGACTTCTTGTTCCGCAAAGTTCAAATTTGTTTTCAAAGAAAACTCAACCATGACCACAGAAACTGAGTCCATGTTTTGCGAAGAAACTTTTTGCACGCCAGAGATCGTGGCAAGCTCATCTTCCAAAACTTTGGTGACTTCGGTTTCGATTTCCTGAGGACCCGCACCACCATAAGTCGTTTGTACAACAACTGTAGGGAACGTGACGTCGGGAAACAAATCGATAGGAAGACCTTTTAGTGAGATCATACCTAGCGTAAGCATCAGAATGACAATTGATAAGATAAAAACGGGTTGGCGAACGGAAAGTAATGCTGGTGACATAGTGGAGCGGAAACTATCAGGTCGCCGGAAAAAGACAACAGAATCTAAATTCAGGATCCAAAGCAAAATCGAAATCAGCAAGCCGATGTACTTGGCATTTACTTATTGGGCGTATGTAAATGCAAGCTATCGTCGGTTGCGGCAAAGTCCTTCTCGAACTTTAGAGGGAGTGAAGTTATAGATCATGACTCCGCCATCTTTAAGTAGGCCTGATTTTAATTGATCTAAATAAAGAGGGCGCCCACCCATTTCATCAGCATAGCCAAGTTTACGTGATTCGAAAGTTCCCTGAACACCTAAGCACCCAGCGGTGAATGTGTAGGGATTCCATCCATGGAGCAGAACGCCACGGCCATGTATGTCTTTATTACCTGCTTCAAGGCCATCCAGCTCGATTCCGTCCTTGATATTTGCGGTCCGAGGAGGGGCATATCTGCGGGTAACGATAGCTCCGTTGGGTGTTTTTTGGGAGCTTGTGCCTGCTCCGAAACCGCCGGCCCCGCGAGAGACGGGAATTGGATTTTTATCGAGGACTTGTGCCACTTGGCCTTGGGAGTTAAAGAAGTACATTTTTCCGGTCATTTCACCGTCGGCGAAGTCATTGAAAATGAAAGTGTCGGACGTAACTTTTCCGGAAGCTTTGTTTTTCTTGTGAGCCTCTAAGGCCATATCAAGACCGCATTTGAATGTGGGATCATTTTTGACTGAATCCGGAAGATCGGCACACACATTGTCCTGACCAGACAGGGCGCGGTTGGTATTTGTGACCAAGGCAGTTGACGCTGCTGCGGCAGAAGATTTTGGATCCGTGATATCTGTTGGCGTAACTAACGATTTAGGTTTATCACCCATGCCGAACAGATTAAGGAACCAATCGAAAAAGTTAAACTTGCTGGATTGATACACCGGTGCATCGTAAGTCAAAGTACAAGTACCCTTAGTGACACAGCTTTGATCCGCCGAGTTCAGTGAGGATTTGTTCAGTACTAGATCGCCGCTATTTGCCAGTGACTTTAAAGTCGTGGAGTCGGGAGATGTATCATTGTTTTTAATGGATTTAACTTCATACAGCGAATCGTTGGAAACTGTTTTAAAGCCCGATTCCGTTGTGGAGTCGGTCTGGTTGGGATTAAAGAAAGTATTTTTATTTCCAACAGACTTAACAGAGATTTGCGAGCCTTTTGAAATGGCACCCAGAGGTTGAATGGCGCGGTAAGTGGTTTGCGCAAAAGCCTGTGCGCTCAACAAGATAAGGAATGTACTGAGGATGAATTTCATAGCTTTAGTTCCTTTATTTTCTTAATCACCAATCGGTTTATTCAGAGTGTTCCTTTAGTAAACGGCGGACATCCTGGACCAACGAATGAATCCAAAGCAGGACCTGGACTATGGCCTGAATTCATCAAAGTTTGATCAAGCAAGAACCTCACAATTCCGAAGAGAAAGTCATGATTGCTCTTTGGTGTGTGATAGGTCTGATTCTTTCTGCCATATCGGTTTCGATGTTGGGCGCGGCATTTTCAATTGTCGGTCTTGCAGCGTTGTTTTCCGGTGCAGCAACAGCCGTCATGTTAATGGCGGGATCGCTAGAGCTTTCTAAATTCGTTCTCGCAGCGTACTTGCATCAGCGCTGGAATCATCTGAATGCCTTTCTTAAAACCTACCTTGTCAGCTCCGTTGTGATCTTAAGTGCGATCACCTCCCTGGGTATTTTTGGTTTCCTTTCTGATGCTTATCAGTCGGCAAGTACCGCATTAACCGCAGAAGCAATCAAAGTGAGTTCTTTGAAAACTCAGCAGGCGAGTGCTCGCGCTGAAATCGATCGTCTAAATAAAGCCGTTGATGAAATTCCTGTTACGCGTGTGACGAAAAGAATCGAAACCCGCAAAGAAATCGAACCCGGTATCGCAGCCCTTACGAAGCAAATCGAAAACCTGCAAGTGCAGATCACGCAAAGTGATTTGCATGTGATCGAGTTAAATAAAAAAGTCGGTCCGTTGGTATTTATCGCCAAAGCCTTCAATCTTGAAATTGATACGGTCGTAAAATACCTGATCATGCTTTTTGTCTCGGTATTTGACCCGTTGGCGATCTGCCTGGTCATCGCGACCAGTGGTGCTTTGCAATCACGCCGTGAAGAAAAAAATCAGCCTGCTCAAACTGACTCTGAACCGATTCCCTCAGGCGATAACGCTGAAGTGGTGGAAATGCGCTTTGTCGACGACAAAGAGGCCGCGGGGTAGACAATGTTTCTAACCCGAGTCCTGGAAAAAAAAGCCGTCATCCAAACTTTCGGCGCAGCCCTTGTCTTGGCACCTTTCGGCAACACTCTAGCAAAAATGTCGACCCTCGACGGAGTCTATGGTCAGTGGACCTTCGACATGTTCAAAAGAATCATAGCCGCCGGCTCGGTATTTAATCAGATTCTATATGTTGCGACTATTTCGATAGGCTTCTTGATGTTAAGAGGCTCAAGATCCGTTTGGAAATTCGCACTAGCACTCTTAGGCGGCTACATAGCCCTGCAAGTATCAGACTTCAAACACGTAAAATCCAGCGGCCTCACATGGACATTTTTCCTGACGAACATCGCTGTCTTCATGTTCATCGCCGATCAATTGGTGTTTAAAGTAGAAAACACAAAGCCCGTTCAAAAGCCCAAAGAGACTCCAAAGACTCAGCCAGTAACCTCAACAGCCGTCATGACGGCAACAGTGCAACCAACACAAAAACAATCGATGGATAAAAAAGACGTAGTAAGAAAACTACAACCCACAGAACTACCAACAACCCCAGGCAAAGTAGTCGTCCTGCAACCAAAAGTTCAAGCAAAACCAAGACACAGAAAAATCCCGCAAGTGAGAAGAAAAGTCCTATTCCAATTCGCCGGCCAAAACCCCTGGGGCCAACTAGTATCAATTTCCAACAAGGGCATCCAAATCAAAGGCCTAAAAGCCCCACCAATTGAAATAACAGACAAAGAAGTAGATCTAATCCTAACCAAAAATCTCAAGGTCAGAACCAAACTTAAACTGAAAAACGAAGATACTTATTTCTTCGACTACGCCGACCTCAACGAAGCAAAAACAAAAGAACTCAACCACTGGCTAAGTTCCCTGCAAGATTCTAAAGCCGCATAGGCTTCGACAAAATTTAAACGAATGAAATTAAGATCGCGTCTGACTGGCACCTGCCCTAGGGGACTGCTGTGCAGTCGACCTCTGTCGGCGCTGGATGCGCGCACCCGCCAAAGGCGGGCGACAGTGAGCCATGGATGGCGTGGCGACGGAACAGCAGTCCCCTAGGGCAGGGGCCAGGCAGATCCGTGAACTAAGTCACAAGAACGTCCTGAATCTTACTCAGAAGCTCCTTGCGGCGTGCCGGCTTAGTAAGAACTCCATCACACCCGGCGTCCATACATTTTTGGCCTTCTTCTTTCATCGCGTGGGCAGTTAAAGCAATGATAGGCTTAGTGTAACCAGCAGCACGGATGCGGCGAACTGTTTCGTACCCATCCATGATGGGCATTTGAATATCCATCAAGATCAAGTCAGGATTGTGTCCTTCCATGATTTCAATTGCCTCAAGACCATTTGCAGCTTGCAGGATTTCCGAGTGCGTGTTGCGCATATAGCGATCAATCAGCAGGCGATTGTCACTGACGTCGTCCACCACCAGGATTTTTGCACCCTGCAAATCAATGTCTTTGTTTAATGATTCCACCTTTTGCTCGATCGTTTGGTTGGTGCCCTGGGATTTTTCTAAAAGCATCGAAACTTCAAAGAACGAACCGACATTTGGTGCCGATGAAATCAGTTTCAAATCTCCACCCATGGATTTGGCAAGTTCGCGGGAAATAACTAATCCCAAACCTGTGCCCCCATACTGTTTGCGAGTCGAAATATCCGCCTGGCTGAAGGGTTGGAAAAGTTTTTTAGATTCTTCTTCGGAAATTCCAATACCTGTGTCACGGATTTCAAAAATCACGCGGTCGTGATGATTGCGATCGGGTTGGATATAGCAAAGAATTTTAACCGAGCCCTGGGCCGTGAATTTAATCGCGTTACCAGTGACGTTTAAAAGAATTTGTTTAATACGTTCAAGGTCAGATTTATAGAAAAGCCCCGGTGGATTTTTGGCTTCCACTTCAAGGGCGATGCCTTTATCAGAAGCCTTAAGTCCCAAAGTAGTTGCGATATCTTTTAGCAAATCGTCAAAGTTAAAAGACGCCTTCATAAAATGAAGCTGGTTCGCTTCAATTTTTGAAAGATCCAAAATATCATCAATCAACCGCAGCAATAATTCACCGTTACGGCGGATCGCTGCCAGGGAATCCTGTTTTTCAGCCTCGCCTAAGTCTTCTTGAACCAAAACATCCGAAAAACCCAAAACCGAAGCCAGGGGAGTGCGGATTTCATGGGACATGTTTGCCAGGAATTGAGACTTGGAAAGGTTTGCTTGTTCCGCACGTTTGCGCAGGAATTCCACCTCTTCCATTTTAGCCTTCAAAAGTTTGTTCTGACGATCCAAAGAAATAAAAGTTTGAACTTTGGAGCGCACGATATAGGGGTCCAACGGTTTAAACATCAAATCGACGGCGCCACTTTCATAGCCCTTAAAGATAATGTTTTGATCCTGCTGTTGGGCCGTCACAAAAATAATCGGCAAGTGACGAGTCTTTTGAATGCCACGAATAAACTGGGCAAGTTCAAAACCACTCATGTCAGGCATCTGTACATCCAGTAATGCCAGTGCAAAGTCGTGATCTAAAAGTAACGACAACGCCTGTTCGGGCTTGTTCGCCGTAATAAGCTCCAAATCATCAGCCTTGATCAATTCGCTCAGCGCAAAGATATTCTCGGGGTTGTCATCCACAATAAGAATCTTCGTTTTGTCCACGTTTCCCCTTCATCCTGAATTCTGCCCTCACGACACTTACTTTCAGAATTTTCATGTTGAATAATTAACGACCAACTTCCGTTTGTTTTCTAGCATTTTATCGTTACTAAAATGCAATCTAAACATCATTTATAAAAGGTGAGTGGTGTGCGCGCCTTCTGATAAATTTTGTCATCCTTATTAAGCTCATCAAATCCTTCCGCACAGGCGGAGAATCGAATGCTCTCTTTGCTTCCCAATCCCAGGAAAGCGCGGGACGCGAGTGACTCGTAAAAAAGTTTGAACACTCTCTCTTGAAGTTCGCGGTTAAAGTAAATCAACACGTTCCGACATAATATCAAATGGGCTTCAACGAAGCCTTCGCCCGTGGCCATGTTGTGTTCTGAAAACACAACTCGTTCACGAAGCTCTGGATTCATTCGAGCGCGGTTATAATGAACTGTGTAATAGTCAGAAGGGGATTTGGTTCCACCTGACTCCACATAGTTCTTAGTGAATACGCGAATGCCTTCCAGGTCATAGACACCATCCTGAGCCTTTTTTAGCGCCAAGGGATTGATGTCTGTTGCATAGATGGTGCTTCTTTCCAGAAGTCCCTCTTCGTGCAACAAAATCTGCAAACTATAGACTTCCTCGCCCGTGCTGCATCCTGCGATCCAAATGTTTAAATTTGGATAGGTGCGGAGCACAGGGATGACCTGAGTTCGCAGTGCTCTAAAGAAACTGGGATCACGAAACATCTCACTGGTATTAACCGTGAAAAGCGGCATGATTTTTCTAAAAAACCCCTCATCGGTCAGTAAGCGCGCCAAAAGGTCTGCCTCTGTGGGGATATCGTGTTTTCCCAGAATAACGTCAATACGTCGGGTCACAGACGCTTCGGTGTATTTTCTGAAGTCGAATCCGTATTTCAGAAAAATCCCCTCCAGCAATAAGTGACGTTGGACGTTTTCAACTGTCATCTAAAACACGTCCCTTTCATGCAACCACACCCGCAATACCGATACTAAATTTCCAATGTTGATCGGTTTAGAAAGATAGTCATTGGCACCGGACGCGAGAGCTTTTTCGTGGTCGCCCTTCATCGCTTTGGCAGTCAAGGCGATGATCGGAGTGTCTTTATGGTCAAGCAGCCCACGGATACGCTCCATAGACTCAAAACCATCCATACGTGGCATCATTAAATCCATCAAGATTGCATCATAGGATCCATCTTTACCCGCCATATCCAAAGCTTCCTGGCCGTCACGAGCCGCATCGACTTTAAAGCCTTTGCTTTCCAAAACGTGAGTCAGTGCAAAGATATTTCTCATGTCGTCATCGACGATCAAAAGTTTACGGCCATCGAAATTCTCTTCACCTTGCAAATCCGACAAAATCTGCTGTTGCTGCAATGGCAGAGTGTCTGATACGCGGTGAAGGAAAAGACTGACTTCATCCAAAAGTCTTTCCGGCGAACGTGCGCCCTTTAGAATGATGCTTTCGGAGTATTTACGCAGGTATTCTTCCTCGCGCTTGCTAACCTGTTTCGCCGTATAGACGATGACTGGAGGAAGCGGGTGATCCAATTCATTCAGTTTTTCCAGAAAGTCGTTGCCGGTCATATCTGGCAATGACAAATCCAGAACCAGGCAGTCAAAATGCCGAGCTAAAACTTCTTTCAACGCTTCTTCGCCAGTAGCGACAGAAGTCAATTCAATATCTGGAGCCTGCAGTAAGGCCACGATGGCTTCCCGTTGAATTTGATTGTCTTCAACGATCAAGAGCTTTCTGGTGGATTCAGCAGCAACAGTTTTAAGCTGCGCCACTGCGCCGTGGATTTGATCCATGGTCACCGGTTTACCCAGGTATCCCATCGCTCCCATGCGCAAAGTCTGCTGAGGATAATCCAAAGCGGAAATCATATGCACGGGTACATGACGAAGTTGAGGAATCTTTTTTAAAGACTCCAAAACCCCAAATCCACTAACGCCCGGAAGTTTAATATCCAGCATAATGGCGGTCGGAGTAAATTTATCCAAAAGTTGCAGAGCCAGCTCACCTGAATTCACCTGAACCGGTGTGAACTCATGGTCTTTCGCAGCTTCCGCTACTAAGGCGCTAAACTTTTCATCGTCTTCAATAATAAGAAGAGTTCTTTTTTCGCCATGGACAGCTTTCAAAATTCTGTCAACTTCTTCGGAAGAAGCTGAGCGCAGCTCTTGATCAAAGCTGATGCCCTTAGAGATATTGATATCCAATTGAGTCTTGGATGGAGTTGTCAGTTCACCCGGTAAGACGATTGGCAGACGGATGGTGAACTCACTGCCTTTGCCTTCTTCGGATTGCACCACGATCTGACCTCCCAGGAGTTCAGATAGTTCTTTAGAAATTGTCAGGCCCAGGCCCGTGCCACCGTATTTACGGCTGATCTGGTTATTACCTTGTTCAAAGGCTTCAAAAATTGTCAGACGCTGTTCAGGTTTGATGCCGATGCCTGTGTCTTTGACGGTGATATCAACGAAACCATTTTTAAAGTTGTGTCCTTTGATTTCAACCGAACCCATATCCGTGAACTTGACGGCGTTTGACATGAAATTGCGCAGGATTTGGCCCAGGCGCTGAGCATCGGTTTCCATGACCAGATCTTCGACCGTGGAATCCAAGATCACGCGAATCGCCAGACCTTTTTTCTCGGCCTGCGGTTTAAATGTCGAAAGCAATTGGTCCGTCATGCTTTTTAAAGAGAATCGTTCAGAGCGGATGACCAGTTTTCGTGCTTCGATTTTGGACAGGTCCAAAATATCGTTGATCAGATTCAGCAAGTCATTGCCGGCATCATAGATCGTACCGGCAAAGTTTTTCTGCTGCTCTGACAAGTTACCTTCTTTGTTTTCACGAAGCAGGGTGGACAGAATCAAAAGACTGTTCAATGGCGTGCGCAGTTCGTGCGACATTTTCGCCAGGAAATCTGATTTGTATTGATTGATTTTTTCAAGCTCCGTGTTACGCGTGTTCACAACATCTTGTTGGCGTTCCAACATGCGGGCTTGTTCTTCCAAATCCTCATTGGCCGAACGCAATTCTTCTTGTTGAGTTTGCAGTTCTTGGGCTTGAAGTTGAGTTGTATCCAAAAGATTTTCTAAATATCCACGGCTTTCCGCTGAAGCCAGGCCCGTAGCAATTAAATCTGAAGATTGTACCAAGAAGTCGCGCTGACGCTCGCTCATAGGCTGGAAGAATGCAAGCTCCATGATGCCGACTGGTTTATTAAGGGCGAATAGTGGAACTAACACCAAAGATGTCGGTTGAGCCTTGCCTAAACCTGATCCCACCCAGAAGTAATTTGCCGGAATATTGTTGATTTCGACGATTTCGTTTTTGCGGTATGCCTCACCCACCAAACCTACGTTCAAGGGAACCTGTTGCAAAGGGGCCGCTGCAGAGTTGTCCGTCACGCGCGCAAAGTGCGCTGTGCTTTCTAAATGATCTCCACGATGTGCATACATGCTGCCGGCAGGGATGCGAAGTTCATCTGCTATGAAAGCTAAAACTTTTTTCGAAACTGTCTCGGAGTCATAGTCCATTGCCAAGATCTGGGAAATCTCTGCCAAGCGAGTTTTCAACGCCAATTCACGCTCGCGTGCCTGGGCCTCGATGGATTGCAGGATTTGACGACGACGGATAATATAGTAAGCCGTGGCAGCCAGAATGATGTTTAATAAGCAGGAACCGATCAAAGAAATAATGACGTAAATTTGCGATCTGCTTGCTTCCTCAAGTCTGACATCCAGAAGTCTTTTTTCTTCGGCGTGCATCTTTGTCACAAAGCCGCGGGCTTGGTCCATCAGGATTTTACCTTCATTCAAAGTCGTTTTGCGACTGAGTGGACCTGGTTTTTGAATCTGCTGAACGTTTTCTTCAAGAACTTCGAAGCGAGATTTTAAAACACTCTCAAGACTTTTTAGTAAAGCCACCTGGTTAGGATTATCGGTAATCAAACCGGAGAGGCGGGCAATGGCGGCCTCAGAATTTGCGATACCTGCATAGTAGGGCTCAAGATACTCTTTATTGCCCGTCAGCAAAAAGCCACGCATGCCGGTTTCCGCATCCTTGGCGAATGAGATGACACTTTCAATTTCAATCACGACTTGGTTAGAGTGCAAAACTCGTTGTTCGTCCTTTTTTACGGTTTGAAAGGCCGAGTATAAGAAAACGGAATTCAAAACCATGATCGCGACGATGAACAGGAATGCTGAATTTAACCCAGTTACGCTTCGATTCGTGAATTGTTTCATAGCGCCCTTGTAACTAACAGAGCGCCAATCGCCAAGGCCGACTCGTGGGTTTTTGTGAATTTTGTCCTCTACGACTCGGCGTGCAAATGAACTTGTAAAAATGTTTTAACAATTGCTATACAACGGAGAAAAATGTTTGAAGAAATCGCCAAATGGAGTCGCTGATGTAGTTGTTTTTGTTTTGTGGTCCAATACAAAGTCGAAAGTCAGATATGGCGGCGAAGTCCGGATTTTTGCCGCCGAAATTTTCAAATTTTCCAGCTAATAGTTGTAACCCCACCCACGCAGGAAAACCCAAATATCTGATCGTCCTATCAAATCAAAATGCAAACTTCCGCTGAACTGCCCAACTTGTTTCGGAGCGAATTTCACAGTGGCTCTGCAAGATTGGCCCGGCCATAAAACACCGCCACAGTTTTCTTTATGACTGAATGCTTTTCCCGAAGTGTCTATATCGTTTATGTAAAACGGATAGTTGCCGTTGTTGCGAACACGAAAGCGCGCACTTTCGCTTTTGCCTTTTTTGACGAAACCAAAGTTATAGTTATAGGACTCTTGAACGGTGACGGAATCTTCATTGACGGTGATGGTGTGCTCTTCGTGATCGGTCAAAGTTTCTTCATAGGATTCTTGGGCAAAAACGGGAACAGATATCATAAATGCCGCCGTTAAAAATAATAGCGTTTTCACTGGGACCCCCTTTTTCCTTCATCATCGACATCACAAAGTGCCCAGGCAAAATGTTATTTTCCTCCCAGACTTGGTGAATTCAGATGATGCCGTCGCCAGCCATGAGTCCTGATGGGACTTGGGATCCGACAGAATTCTTTGAGGACGATCGTCGACAATTTGTTAAAGCAAAAAAAGCCGCTGACCTTTCAGTCAGCGGCTTTTTCTAAAGAATGAATCTTTAAAAATTACGGTTGGATTTTACCAGTAACTTGGAAGTGCAAACCTACAGTTGATGCACCAGCGCCGCATTGAGCAGCGGCATCTGAAACTGGAACGTAGATCGCAGCGCGACCGTGAAGGTATTTGTAGTTGTTCAATTTCAAAGCTGCATCAAGGAAAGCTTTACCCGCTGTGCAGGCAGAAGTGCCTTCGATAGCGTAAGCGCGAGAATCAACAAGTTGAGCCGTTTTTGCGGCATTGTCAGCGAATACCAGAGCAGAGTATTTACAAACACAACCTTCTTCAGAGAATGTACCTTTGATTAAAAGATTGTCCAAAGAGTAGTCTGTAGTAGCCGTTGCCAACTGAACGTTGAAAGCTGCGAAGTCAGCAGGGATTGTTTGTGTTTGAGTGTTGCCATCGTCACA
This genomic window contains:
- a CDS encoding protein-glutamate O-methyltransferase CheR, translated to MTVENVQRHLLLEGIFLKYGFDFRKYTEASVTRRIDVILGKHDIPTEADLLARLLTDEGFFRKIMPLFTVNTSEMFRDPSFFRALRTQVIPVLRTYPNLNIWIAGCSTGEEVYSLQILLHEEGLLERSTIYATDINPLALKKAQDGVYDLEGIRVFTKNYVESGGTKSPSDYYTVHYNRARMNPELRERVVFSEHNMATGEGFVEAHLILCRNVLIYFNRELQERVFKLFYESLASRAFLGLGSKESIRFSACAEGFDELNKDDKIYQKARTPLTFYK
- a CDS encoding efflux RND transporter permease subunit, whose product is MSPALLSVRQPVFILSIVILMLTLGMISLKGLPIDLFPDVTFPTVVVQTTYGGAGPQEIETEVTKVLEDELATISGVQKVSSQNMDSVSVVMVEFSLKTNLNFAEQEVRAKVQNVMRELPDDIDQPVIRKVSPSDAPIMYITLLSDMEDGKLYDLAKEVISPQFEQVPQVGQVEILGGRKREIHVSLDYNKLNAADVSATSINGALQSGGRNVPAGKIDEGNTQYSFRTIAQYQSIAEIGNTVLRLADVYHPVSISTLGKITDTLQDESTRTRLNGKKSVNFAIYRQSGANSVKVADDIRAKVTKINQQLTDQNIAASMKITQDTSKKIRDNVYDVYESILFGIILTIIVVYFFLGSMKSTLITGFALPNSLLGACIVMGIFGFSINIMSLLAMSLVVGLLVDDAIVVRENIFRKLEAGMSPKKAAVVGTQEVTLAVIATTLTILAVFGPIGNLEGIVGQFFKQFGLTICFAMIVSLFDGLFVAPALSAYVAGSHSHAEPTSKFGIWNKKALKAFDRFQSRLEEKYVKSLKWSLAHPMKTILGAVGIFIFSIFIARFVPFTFLPPQDNGEFFVMFELPPGASLDGTDEVARTLEDRLKKHKEIEDVLAQIGSSNGEAHKGNLYIRLVPSKQRKKNTTQMKEVLRDEYKDLLAKYNIIVTDNPGQQNSRQFNVNIVGQDMNALIEYSNKVLAKLKENPSLSQPDTSFRVGKPEFQIKMKPDIARMSGVTLTSIGNELRTLIEGLTPAIYRENGVSYDVRVRLQPDQRDLRKEYGNLKVPNLNNRLVPLANVAEVKASQGPSQILRENRNRYIQLSADITPGGKGIGGVMTELTALTKGELKPPAGVTFSFVGEAERFAELMQNILVSMGLGVMFIYLVLASLYGSFITPFTIMAVIPLAACGAFLSLFITRSSFDLFSMIGCVMLMGLATKNSILLIDSTMEQQKEGKTPKDALVHAGFTRLRPIIMTSLALIAGMIPVAIGLNEASKSRTSLGIVVIGGTISSTLLTLYVIPALHLYVHRFSVWFMAKYHKIFGHDATEV
- a CDS encoding response regulator, which codes for MKQFTNRSVTGLNSAFLFIVAIMVLNSVFLYSAFQTVKKDEQRVLHSNQVVIEIESVISFAKDAETGMRGFLLTGNKEYLEPYYAGIANSEAAIARLSGLITDNPNQVALLKSLESVLKSRFEVLEENVQQIQKPGPLSRKTTLNEGKILMDQARGFVTKMHAEEKRLLDVRLEEASRSQIYVIISLIGSCLLNIILAATAYYIIRRRQILQSIEAQARERELALKTRLAEISQILAMDYDSETVSKKVLAFIADELRIPAGSMYAHRGDHLESTAHFARVTDNSAAAPLQQVPLNVGLVGEAYRKNEIVEINNIPANYFWVGSGLGKAQPTSLVLVPLFALNKPVGIMELAFFQPMSERQRDFLVQSSDLIATGLASAESRGYLENLLDTTQLQAQELQTQQEELRSANEDLEEQARMLERQQDVVNTRNTELEKINQYKSDFLAKMSHELRTPLNSLLILSTLLRENKEGNLSEQQKNFAGTIYDAGNDLLNLINDILDLSKIEARKLVIRSERFSLKSMTDQLLSTFKPQAEKKGLAIRVILDSTVEDLVMETDAQRLGQILRNFMSNAVKFTDMGSVEIKGHNFKNGFVDITVKDTGIGIKPEQRLTIFEAFEQGNNQISRKYGGTGLGLTISKELSELLGGQIVVQSEEGKGSEFTIRLPIVLPGELTTPSKTQLDINISKGISFDQELRSASSEEVDRILKAVHGEKRTLLIIEDDEKFSALVAEAAKDHEFTPVQVNSGELALQLLDKFTPTAIMLDIKLPGVSGFGVLESLKKIPQLRHVPVHMISALDYPQQTLRMGAMGYLGKPVTMDQIHGAVAQLKTVAAESTRKLLIVEDNQIQREAIVALLQAPDIELTSVATGEEALKEVLARHFDCLVLDLSLPDMTGNDFLEKLNELDHPLPPVIVYTAKQVSKREEEYLRKYSESIILKGARSPERLLDEVSLFLHRVSDTLPLQQQQILSDLQGEENFDGRKLLIVDDDMRNIFALTHVLESKGFKVDAARDGQEALDMAGKDGSYDAILMDLMMPRMDGFESMERIRGLLDHKDTPIIALTAKAMKGDHEKALASGANDYLSKPINIGNLVSVLRVWLHERDVF
- a CDS encoding response regulator, with protein sequence MDKTKILIVDDNPENIFALSELIKADDLELITANKPEQALSLLLDHDFALALLDVQMPDMSGFELAQFIRGIQKTRHLPIIFVTAQQQDQNIIFKGYESGAVDLMFKPLDPYIVRSKVQTFISLDRQNKLLKAKMEEVEFLRKRAEQANLSKSQFLANMSHEIRTPLASVLGFSDVLVQEDLGEAEKQDSLAAIRRNGELLLRLIDDILDLSKIEANQLHFMKASFNFDDLLKDIATTLGLKASDKGIALEVEAKNPPGLFYKSDLERIKQILLNVTGNAIKFTAQGSVKILCYIQPDRNHHDRVIFEIRDTGIGISEEESKKLFQPFSQADISTRKQYGGTGLGLVISRELAKSMGGDLKLISSAPNVGSFFEVSMLLEKSQGTNQTIEQKVESLNKDIDLQGAKILVVDDVSDNRLLIDRYMRNTHSEILQAANGLEAIEIMEGHNPDLILMDIQMPIMDGYETVRRIRAAGYTKPIIALTAHAMKEEGQKCMDAGCDGVLTKPARRKELLSKIQDVLVT
- a CDS encoding choice-of-anchor D domain-containing protein translates to MKTLLFLTAAFMISVPVFAQESYEETLTDHEEHTITVNEDSVTVQESYNYNFGFVKKGKSESARFRVRNNGNYPFYINDIDTSGKAFSHKENCGGVLWPGQSCRATVKFAPKQVGQFSGSLHFDLIGRSDIWVFLRGWGYNY